Proteins co-encoded in one Metabacillus sp. KUDC1714 genomic window:
- a CDS encoding cache domain-containing sensor histidine kinase — translation MIQSFNLLRSFSAKIIVAFLLVILISTLFISLSFYWESNSILKKNVRESTVQITKQTAESLSFILNVGVDTSDFISSDQNIQRAALQLKDKPSYEQNRDSQYIKTLLNNYVYSNSFVKIVYVLKEEGSGWGSGTFSEARLKKIRLSDQEWVKEVKRKDGELVWQGLQYDYFSGGGVSTDLILPIGRVLKDFDTLSNIGLVQVHLDGRSILNTIEELKLGKTGKFFVVDREGRIMIDSNLDMINKKVKNSDLYNHIVGNDSIEFEFAAKGVPYYGVKQPLSNGWMLVGTVPIHEISGQLDSLQSWILFSSVVFSLLAIAIGLFIAGRVTKPVRQLTRTMLHVQQGNFNVRADVNSSDEIGFLSKKFNEMLNEIVNLIQQVESEQNEKHHAELRAVVHRVHPHFLYNTLSTLRWLIDSKQNERASLVLSALTHLLEANMGKSGNIITIGEELDIIRKYLVILELRYEKTFNLEIDIEPETEILLIPRMLLQPLVENAIFHGIVPKNTDGQISIRIHSDDDYIEFIIRDNGLGIRDDKLKELNDPKIAVEKGNIGIGLRHIFDTLRLYYAQHWEWTISNGQERGTTVRILLKKLDIPTKKLGEQEE, via the coding sequence ATGATCCAAAGTTTTAACTTACTTAGAAGCTTTTCAGCAAAAATAATCGTAGCCTTTTTACTTGTGATTTTGATATCGACTCTCTTTATCTCGTTGTCTTTTTACTGGGAGTCCAATTCAATCTTGAAGAAAAATGTGAGGGAGTCCACTGTTCAAATCACTAAGCAAACAGCAGAATCACTTTCTTTTATATTAAATGTTGGGGTCGATACCTCTGATTTCATTAGCAGCGATCAGAATATTCAACGAGCTGCATTACAATTAAAGGACAAGCCGTCTTACGAACAAAATAGAGATTCTCAGTACATAAAAACCTTGCTGAATAATTATGTCTATTCCAACTCTTTCGTCAAAATTGTTTATGTGTTAAAAGAGGAAGGCAGCGGGTGGGGCAGCGGAACTTTTTCTGAAGCTAGACTTAAGAAAATTCGTCTTTCAGACCAAGAATGGGTAAAAGAAGTCAAACGAAAGGACGGAGAATTGGTTTGGCAAGGGCTTCAGTATGACTACTTCAGTGGAGGAGGAGTCAGTACGGATTTAATCCTTCCTATCGGAAGGGTATTAAAAGATTTTGACACGCTAAGTAATATCGGACTTGTGCAAGTTCATTTGGATGGTAGGTCAATACTTAATACGATTGAGGAATTGAAACTTGGCAAGACCGGAAAGTTTTTTGTTGTTGATAGAGAAGGAAGGATTATGATTGATTCAAATCTAGACATGATTAACAAAAAAGTGAAAAATTCAGATTTGTACAATCATATTGTAGGTAACGATTCGATTGAATTTGAGTTTGCCGCAAAAGGGGTGCCTTATTACGGTGTTAAGCAACCCCTAAGTAACGGCTGGATGCTTGTAGGTACTGTTCCTATTCATGAAATTAGCGGACAGTTAGACAGTCTCCAATCGTGGATATTATTTTCATCAGTTGTTTTCTCCTTGCTAGCAATTGCCATTGGGCTTTTCATTGCAGGTCGAGTAACTAAGCCTGTCAGACAACTGACCAGAACTATGCTGCATGTTCAACAAGGAAATTTTAATGTAAGAGCGGATGTTAATTCCTCTGATGAGATCGGCTTTTTAAGTAAGAAATTTAACGAAATGCTTAATGAAATCGTGAATTTAATACAACAGGTGGAATCTGAACAGAATGAAAAGCATCATGCTGAGCTTCGCGCTGTTGTACACCGGGTTCATCCCCATTTTCTTTATAACACGCTTAGTACACTCCGCTGGCTTATTGATTCAAAACAAAACGAACGAGCTTCATTAGTATTGTCAGCACTAACCCATCTATTGGAAGCAAATATGGGTAAAAGCGGCAATATTATTACAATCGGAGAAGAACTAGACATCATTAGGAAGTATTTGGTCATTTTGGAGCTTCGCTACGAGAAAACATTCAACCTAGAAATAGATATAGAACCAGAAACGGAAATACTCCTTATTCCTCGTATGTTATTGCAGCCTTTAGTTGAGAACGCTATTTTTCATGGCATCGTGCCTAAAAATACGGACGGACAAATCTCTATTAGGATTCATTCTGATGATGACTATATAGAATTTATTATTAGAGACAACGGATTAGGTATCAGAGATGATAAGTTAAAGGAATTGAACGATCCAAAAATAGCAGTCGAAAAAGGAAATATCGGGATCGGCCTACGGCATATATTTGACACGCTGAGATTGTATTACGCTCAACATTGGGAATGGACCATATCCAACGGTCAGGAGCGAGGTACAACGGTACGCATCTTGTTAAAAAAATTGGACATTCCCACAAAAAAACTAGGGGAACAGGAGGAATAA
- a CDS encoding glycoside hydrolase family 31 protein: MKLRKKKLKKSYTTMLLAATVVTSGTVAPLVSKAAEYVAPPGAQMWEGQMVDENGNVQHVHPDRPLDKNNLQKPMTVQDVKKLENGIKLNLGEMEAYIRLLSSDISKVSILKKGEKEYTSVGIAKTDWNSPKFKMNEDSEKIVLSSDGLTVQIKKSPFGIKYLDKDGNVINEDAEQSVGYENGKPYVFKKTDKNEDFYGFGQKTTGLNHRGKEIAVWNRENQGQPISKYTFSSVPFFIGLKGTNSYGILFDNTYRSYYNMAAESDDYYYFHADGGKLTYYFINGPEIKDVVDRYTDLTGKMQMPPKWAMGFHQAAWGYHQKDLEQVSKTYREKKIPADGMWYDIEWMDDYKTFFFGNKFPDPDGLNEMLENQNYHTVAIVDPAMRVPDPGQPEYLPYTEGTNKDLWVKNPDGSPYLGKVWPWGVPSLSVFPNFLKQETRDWWAGWHKTMFDRGIDGIWNDMNEPANFSTKDYWSLPLDTVFETDTGGKLTHEEAHNIYAHLENQATDQAFKTLKPNERPFVLTRASFTGTQRYATATWTGDNWSEWAMLRISIFQNANVGLTGFAMVGNDIGGFAKKPHEGVVATSELFARWIEVGAFYPFSRDHYNNDGKSPMETEAGNLLKWQRQEPWQFGKEVEDISRKYISLRYELMPYLYNTFKETTKNGKLIQQPLVYQFQEDEKTHNIQDQFMFGDSLMMAPVVHEGKTSRDLYLPSGTNWVDYWTGEEFKGGQTIHRQADLATLPIYVKKDSIIPRREVQQHTDEKPLTNLTLDTYLDQKASYSFYEDDAKTEDYTRGEYNETIFDVERKQNKITFKQKQKVNNYKDSKLEQYTLKLNNAEKPSRIQAGNSKYKEVNSLAATEGKTNTFFYDANTKVLYISIPADEKKEVQIR; this comes from the coding sequence ATGAAATTAAGAAAGAAGAAATTAAAAAAGAGTTATACAACTATGTTACTTGCTGCCACGGTTGTGACTAGTGGAACTGTTGCTCCTTTGGTTTCAAAAGCAGCAGAGTATGTGGCTCCTCCTGGTGCCCAAATGTGGGAAGGTCAGATGGTAGATGAAAACGGCAATGTGCAACATGTTCATCCAGACAGACCTCTTGATAAAAACAATTTGCAGAAACCGATGACTGTCCAAGACGTCAAAAAATTAGAAAACGGGATTAAGCTGAACTTAGGAGAAATGGAAGCTTATATCCGTTTACTATCTTCAGATATTTCAAAAGTGTCGATCTTGAAAAAAGGTGAAAAAGAGTATACCTCAGTTGGTATCGCAAAAACCGATTGGAATTCACCTAAATTCAAAATGAATGAAGATAGCGAAAAAATCGTTTTGTCTTCCGACGGCTTAACTGTACAAATTAAGAAAAGCCCGTTCGGAATCAAATATTTGGATAAAGACGGGAATGTCATTAACGAGGACGCTGAGCAAAGCGTCGGTTACGAGAATGGTAAGCCATATGTATTTAAGAAGACCGACAAAAACGAAGACTTTTATGGATTCGGGCAGAAAACAACCGGTTTAAATCATCGTGGTAAAGAAATTGCAGTGTGGAACCGTGAGAATCAGGGGCAACCCATTTCGAAGTACACTTTTTCTTCCGTCCCGTTCTTTATTGGTTTAAAAGGTACAAATTCATACGGAATTTTATTTGATAACACTTACCGTTCTTACTATAACATGGCGGCAGAAAGCGATGACTATTACTACTTTCACGCTGATGGCGGTAAACTTACTTATTATTTCATTAATGGACCAGAAATTAAAGATGTTGTTGACCGTTATACGGATTTGACAGGCAAGATGCAAATGCCTCCCAAATGGGCGATGGGTTTCCACCAAGCTGCATGGGGTTATCATCAAAAGGACCTTGAGCAAGTATCCAAAACCTACCGTGAAAAGAAAATTCCTGCGGATGGAATGTGGTACGACATTGAATGGATGGATGATTATAAAACTTTCTTTTTTGGGAATAAATTCCCCGATCCGGACGGATTGAACGAAATGCTGGAGAACCAGAATTATCATACGGTTGCGATTGTCGATCCAGCAATGCGTGTACCTGATCCTGGCCAACCGGAATATTTGCCTTATACCGAAGGAACAAATAAGGATCTTTGGGTTAAAAATCCAGACGGTTCACCTTATTTGGGTAAAGTTTGGCCATGGGGCGTTCCATCCTTATCCGTGTTCCCGAACTTCCTGAAGCAAGAAACCCGTGATTGGTGGGCAGGTTGGCATAAAACGATGTTTGATAGAGGTATTGATGGTATTTGGAACGATATGAATGAACCGGCTAACTTTAGCACAAAAGACTATTGGTCTTTACCGTTGGATACTGTTTTTGAAACGGATACTGGCGGAAAACTGACACATGAAGAAGCTCACAATATCTACGCTCACCTTGAAAATCAAGCAACAGATCAGGCTTTCAAAACATTAAAACCGAACGAGCGTCCGTTTGTTTTAACGCGTGCTTCGTTTACCGGTACTCAGCGGTACGCAACCGCCACATGGACAGGAGATAACTGGAGCGAATGGGCGATGCTTAGAATTTCAATTTTCCAGAATGCGAATGTTGGTTTGACAGGTTTTGCGATGGTCGGAAACGACATTGGCGGCTTTGCGAAAAAACCTCATGAAGGAGTTGTAGCAACATCAGAATTGTTTGCACGTTGGATTGAGGTTGGTGCTTTCTATCCATTCTCCAGGGATCATTACAACAATGATGGCAAAAGCCCAATGGAGACAGAAGCTGGCAATCTCTTAAAATGGCAAAGACAAGAACCGTGGCAGTTCGGCAAGGAAGTCGAAGATATCAGCCGAAAATATATTTCCTTACGTTATGAACTAATGCCGTACCTATACAACACTTTTAAAGAAACAACTAAAAACGGAAAACTCATTCAGCAACCGCTTGTGTACCAATTCCAAGAGGATGAGAAAACACATAATATTCAAGATCAATTTATGTTCGGTGATTCGCTAATGATGGCTCCGGTAGTTCACGAAGGAAAGACATCACGTGACTTATACCTTCCGTCTGGAACGAATTGGGTAGATTACTGGACTGGAGAAGAGTTTAAAGGTGGTCAAACGATTCACAGACAAGCAGATCTTGCAACTCTTCCAATCTATGTGAAGAAGGACTCGATCATACCGCGTCGTGAAGTACAGCAGCATACAGATGAGAAACCGCTGACGAACTTGACCCTTGACACATATCTTGACCAAAAAGCGTCATACAGCTTCTATGAGGACGATGCAAAAACAGAGGATTACACTAGAGGCGAATACAACGAAACAATATTTGATGTAGAACGCAAGCAAAATAAAATTACATTCAAACAAAAACAAAAAGTTAATAACTACAAGGATTCAAAATTAGAGCAATATACCTTGAAATTAAACAACGCAGAAAAACCTTCTAGAATTCAAGCTGGAAACAGTAAATATAAAGAAGTCAATTCACTAGCTGCAACAGAAGGAAAAACAAATACTTTCTTTTATGACGCAAACACAAAAGTTCTTTATATAAGCATCCCAGCTGACGAGAAGAAAGAAGTTCAAATACGTTAG
- a CDS encoding glycoside hydrolase family 31 protein, protein MNLSKKYLKMITTASIAATICLTAAAPNVLAVTQPEADTPLAKENLEKLSVQGVEKLSNGVKLDLGTNEAYIRLFDKDLVKVSVLKKGEKEFESRGIAKKESEWKTPKFKANASSDTYTLKTEELTVEIKLKPFGVRFLDKEGNVINEDYVNQDKTSGYENGKPYVFKKTDDNEDFYGFGEQSGLEFNKRGDSIGMWNTDAYAYNKDTKYVYTSIPFFIGLKDKKAYGIFFDNTHRSYYEMATESDDYYYFYANGGKLTYYFAYGPEISDVVDRYTDLTGKMEAPPEWSLGLHQSKWEYKADEIVNVAKTYREKQIPLDTMHFDIDYMDGFRVFTWNEQYKQALKQLKSMPGFHAIAINDPAVKQDENYRMYQEGTKNDYWAKNADGTTFIGPVWPGDSAFPDFSKQEVRDWWANNHDTLFNEGIDGIWNDMNEPAVFIDTPEMHHTMPLDSYFGTEDNKIMHTEYHNLYGHDEADATHQAFKIHKPGTRPFVLTRDMYAGTQRWAALWTGDSESNWEHLQMSIPMISNIGLSGVSFVGTDIGGFAKRPDAELFARWMEVGAFYPFSRIHYDSDAKSEIKQGQEPWTFGPEVEKISKKYIELRYQLLPYLYNEFREATDSGKPVHQPLVYQFQDDEKTNDISDQYMFGDSMMLAPVITKGQTSRTVYLPQGVNWTDYWTGEEYDGGQTLTVDAPLGHLPIFVKKDSIIPNREVQQYTGEKPLTNLVLDTYLDKNASYTFYEDDGATEDYKQGEYNETSFDVERKGNKITFKQKQEVKNFKESKLEQYTLKLNNAEKPSRIQAGNSKYQEVGSLAETQGKTNSFFYDAEEKDLYVSIPADEKKEVQIR, encoded by the coding sequence ATGAACTTATCAAAAAAATATTTAAAAATGATAACAACAGCATCAATTGCAGCTACTATTTGTTTAACTGCAGCAGCTCCAAATGTTCTGGCAGTTACTCAACCTGAAGCGGACACTCCTTTAGCTAAGGAAAATCTTGAAAAGCTCTCTGTTCAAGGAGTTGAGAAGCTTTCAAACGGTGTCAAATTGGACCTAGGAACAAATGAAGCTTACATTCGTTTATTTGACAAAGATCTTGTAAAAGTTTCTGTATTGAAAAAAGGCGAAAAAGAATTTGAATCAAGAGGGATTGCCAAAAAAGAGTCTGAGTGGAAGACTCCAAAATTTAAAGCAAATGCAAGCTCAGATACGTATACATTAAAAACAGAGGAACTTACTGTTGAAATTAAGCTAAAGCCATTTGGTGTACGCTTCCTTGATAAGGAAGGAAATGTAATCAACGAGGATTATGTAAACCAAGATAAGACCTCAGGATATGAAAATGGAAAGCCTTATGTCTTTAAGAAAACAGATGATAACGAAGACTTTTATGGCTTCGGTGAGCAATCTGGCTTGGAATTCAACAAACGTGGCGATAGCATTGGTATGTGGAACACAGATGCATACGCCTATAATAAAGATACAAAATACGTGTATACTTCGATCCCATTCTTCATTGGATTAAAGGATAAAAAAGCGTACGGTATTTTCTTTGATAATACACATCGTTCCTACTATGAAATGGCGACTGAATCTGACGATTACTACTATTTCTATGCAAATGGTGGGAAGTTAACGTATTACTTCGCATACGGTCCGGAAATCAGTGATGTAGTTGACCGCTATACTGATTTAACAGGTAAAATGGAAGCTCCTCCAGAGTGGTCATTGGGCTTACACCAAAGTAAATGGGAATATAAAGCAGATGAAATCGTAAATGTTGCGAAAACATACCGTGAAAAGCAAATCCCATTAGACACGATGCATTTTGATATTGACTACATGGATGGCTTCCGAGTATTTACTTGGAATGAACAATATAAGCAAGCGTTAAAACAACTAAAATCAATGCCTGGATTCCATGCTATTGCAATTAATGATCCAGCTGTGAAACAAGATGAAAACTACCGTATGTATCAGGAAGGTACTAAAAATGATTATTGGGCGAAAAACGCTGACGGAACAACTTTCATCGGTCCAGTATGGCCTGGAGATTCTGCTTTCCCTGATTTCTCTAAACAAGAAGTTCGCGATTGGTGGGCAAATAACCATGATACGTTATTCAATGAAGGGATTGACGGCATCTGGAATGATATGAATGAACCTGCCGTATTTATTGACACTCCAGAAATGCACCATACGATGCCTTTGGATTCTTACTTTGGTACAGAAGATAACAAAATTATGCATACAGAGTATCATAACTTATACGGCCATGATGAAGCAGATGCTACTCATCAAGCATTTAAAATTCATAAACCAGGTACTCGTCCGTTTGTATTAACACGTGACATGTATGCAGGTACACAACGTTGGGCGGCATTATGGACAGGTGACTCCGAATCGAACTGGGAACATTTACAAATGTCAATCCCGATGATTTCAAATATTGGTCTATCAGGTGTATCATTCGTTGGTACTGATATTGGCGGATTTGCTAAACGACCAGACGCAGAGTTGTTTGCTCGCTGGATGGAAGTAGGAGCATTCTATCCATTCTCACGTATTCATTATGATAGTGATGCAAAATCTGAAATTAAACAAGGTCAAGAGCCTTGGACATTTGGTCCGGAAGTTGAAAAGATCAGCAAGAAGTACATTGAATTGCGCTATCAATTACTTCCATACTTATACAATGAGTTCAGGGAAGCAACTGACAGTGGTAAACCAGTACATCAACCGCTTGTCTATCAATTCCAAGATGATGAAAAAACAAATGATATTAGTGACCAGTACATGTTTGGCGACTCTATGATGCTTGCACCGGTTATTACTAAAGGTCAAACATCACGTACAGTTTACTTACCACAAGGCGTAAACTGGACAGACTATTGGACTGGTGAGGAATATGATGGTGGACAAACTCTTACTGTAGATGCTCCACTTGGTCATTTACCGATTTTCGTGAAGAAAGACTCAATTATTCCGAATCGTGAAGTACAGCAATACACAGGTGAAAAGCCTTTAACAAACCTTGTGCTAGATACGTATTTAGACAAAAACGCTTCCTATACGTTTTACGAGGATGATGGTGCAACAGAAGACTACAAACAAGGTGAATACAACGAAACATCATTTGATGTAGAACGTAAGGGCAATAAAATTACATTCAAACAAAAACAAGAAGTTAAAAACTTCAAAGAATCAAAATTAGAGCAATACACATTGAAATTAAACAATGCAGAAAAACCATC